Genomic segment of Salvia splendens isolate huo1 chromosome 12, SspV2, whole genome shotgun sequence:
aaataaaatataatttatggcaatatatttcattccgcatCAATTAATTAAGGCCATGTCATCAATCAacgaatttgactcggtcaaatcaaaattaggtcaccaacgCAAATACATAgcaattcgtcatttaattgcggCAATCAAAGTAATTAATGCAAACGtcttagggttcaaaaagtggggcgttacaactTCTCCAAATCAAACTTTGCAGTTGCCATCGCAATcgccttcccacagacggcgccaatttgtgatCACGGTAGATCGAGTATTGAAGAACTACGAGTAAGCGATAAACGAGAACGAAGAACACACCGGAGTTTAAGTGGTTCGACCGTAAATTGACCTACATCCACGGAGGAGACGATCTACTATATTCACTTAAAAACATCCACGAAGTGAAGCTTGTGTGTGAGCCGAGCCAGCTCCTCGGTAGATGGCTCGCCTCACACACAAGCTTCACTTCTCATCCCAACCGTTTTAACTAACTCCACATAGTTAATTGCATGCAGGTCCCTGAGCTTTTATAGCTTGTTCAATTAGCTCACACCATGCACTAACACTCCTCATACAAACGACAAAGGCACTGAAGAAGACGCCACCATGATGGGATGATTGCAACAACAATGTACAAAGCCTTGTATAATTTCTGGTTAAGAAACGCATTTGATCTCGTGGTGAAATCTCCCATCGTGTAGTAGAAGAGATAGAAAAGCAAGCTTCTGATTGCTTGAACCTTATCACATGAATATTAATTTAGATTAATGTGTTATTCAATTGTGGTATTGTGTAAAGTAGATTCAAACCTGGCTTGTTAGCTGATCTTCCAAGAAGAAATCAGTAAAAGTTCCCTAAAAACCATTTAAAAACAGAGAAATGAGAAGGGAGAAAAGAAATTGAAGTTTGATTGAAAGATTGTACTGTTTTGGAATGTAAGGACCTTTTGTAGTGGAGCAGAAGCACAGTGCCACGCATGGCGGAGGAAGAAGAACCGGCTCGAATGATAAAGAATATTGAAAGGGCAGAAGGTGACAAGAAGTACCAGCTGCAAATAATGCACCGTTTATAAGCCAAAATCTTGTTAATCAAGAAGATTGATGagtggaatttttatttttttcaagaaTCTTACAAGGACTAATGTTAATGGAACTAGTTCTGTAACTGTACTATACTTCATTGTTCTGAGATCCATCTCCATGTCAAGGTTTGAAAGCACAGCTGCCAACGAGAGCACGGATAGTGCAGAAGCAAGAAGGAGCACTTTTCTAAAGCTTAGATCTGTTTCTTCTGTGAATCCAATAATAGAAGGGTAGtaagtgttgcccacggttcgaaaaccggcggttccggtttggtcgaagtcggaaccggaccgtgaggctatttctcggttccggttccggttccggttcggaaccgccggttttccggcggtttacacagttccggttcgaaaatcggcggtttcgcggttcgattttttttttaatttgaaatttggacttatacaataaattggaacaaggcaatggataatttaaattgaaataagacgaataagatgaaaatgatatcaattttattgaatttgagttgtaacggacaacgatacaatacatatacaagtagcacttgagtaattaaatggaagcacaatagcacaaataataaattggagacaaagagagagaattgagagattgaagagagaaactcttattaacacaagagtggggtgaatgtaaatgaggatagagggggtaTTTATCGATAAAAATgaggggaaaatggaagaatttgaatttgaaatccgaaaaaaaattgaatttgtcggaaaaccggcggttttggcggcaaaaccgccggttcggccaACAAACCGTATGCCAAAAGCTGCGGCATGTCGCCTCGAGTCCCGCGCCGTCACCGAAAGCCACCTAACCAGCGGTTAACCGCgggttttcacggttaaccggctgttaaccgccggaaccggccggttttaACGCATGAAAAGTTTtccctcggcctcctccctgacGCCTTGGTTTccgcgcccgaaccggcggttcggtgatagttccggttcgaaaaatctTGAAGACCGCGGttcgaattgcgacggttccggtttgaGGAAAtcgccacggttccggttcgccggttaaccgccggaaccggaaccggtgggcatctctagtaCTAGTTCACACGAAATCGCCTCCAAAGATAGGCATTCGACCCGTACATGAGTAAGTGTAGGACGATGAATCCAAACCAGTTGTATCAATGATGATCAAGAAATGGTGGTGGCTGCGGAGTGTTTGTTTTTGTAGGCATACTGTAGAGTGGAAATATGCTCTCCATGTACTCATCTCGTCCCGTGTGATTGAGAAGATCCCGAGCATGCATTGAGACAATAACGGCTATCACTAGTGCTACCGAGCAGCCTGTAAATAGACCTGCAAGTGAAGATACATCGTTTCCAACAACAATTTCAAGTGGTTGCATTATCATACAAACTTACCAAGGAGGAATGTTATTCTGTGCTTCTCCCTTTTTTCTCCTAGCCTCAACGATTTCTTCCCTTTTCCACGATTTCCTTGTGCAAACCACTCGATGAATGCGGCCTCTAGTCTTTCCATGAGCTCGTACACCTTAGACCAAGAAGAGGATCGAAACAATTTTCAATGAAAAAGCTTGTAAACCTAAAAATACATACCTCGTTAGAGTTGGCACGAAATGAATTATCAAGCATCTGTAAGTAAACATTTGAAGCACTCCTGAAGCAATCTGAAACATAATATGTAACGCTCCACTTTCGGAACCCTAATTTGCGAAGcataaaatttttgcatttaatgcttttaatgtcgtgaagtatgtgaattaaatgatgagtgaattaattgcatgttttctgtgtgacctaattgcgttttggaatttagatttgatttgattagtcaAATCCGTTGAGCATATGATGTGGCTGTTGAATAATCAAAGATGTGGAACATATGATGTGGCCATTGAAAGGTCAAAGTGTTGAGaatatgtggtggaagtgaaaatggttgaaattgtGACGTGGCTGTGTGAATAATCTatgcggggtgaaatatattgtggcgaattatttcttaagggatgagtgagattaaatatgAGCATCAGTATTCATTTGGTATTTTCGACCCCTGTTATTATTGGAGAAGAAATCCTATTtttccttggatttaattaattgcttgagatatttatccaaattaaatccaaagtccgATTATTCCTTATTCTCTCCATGAGAAAAACAACACATATGCCTTACAcca
This window contains:
- the LOC121757655 gene encoding phosphate transporter PHO1 homolog 9-like, which encodes MLDNSFRANSNEVYELMERLEAAFIEWFAQGNRGKGKKSLRLGEKREKHRITFLLGLFTGCSVALVIAVIVSMHARDLLNHTGRDEYMESIFPLYKETDLSFRKVLLLASALSVLSLAAVLSNLDMEMDLRTMKYSTVTELVPLTLVLLVLLVTFCPFNILYHSSRFFFLRHAWHCASAPLQKGTFTDFFLEDQLTSQVQAIRSLLFYLFYYTMGDFTTRSNAFLNQKLYKALYIVVAIIPSWWRLLQCLCRLYEEC